A window of the Brassica napus cultivar Da-Ae chromosome C5, Da-Ae, whole genome shotgun sequence genome harbors these coding sequences:
- the LOC106442058 gene encoding uncharacterized protein LOC106442058 has translation MWVVNYDMLPTRSRLATWGMMVATDCPFCSSDVETRDHLFLKCEYGQDVWSEVFIRCQPPMLSFTDWSELLSWILSAATPELKLLRKLATQVVIFHLWKQRNNLIHNHTSLSVSSIFHCIDKELRNIISARKGRKQFRSLMSMWLR, from the coding sequence ATGTGGGTGGTGAACTACGACATGCTTCCAACGAGAAGCAGACTTGCTACATGGGGAATGATGGTTGCTACTGACTGTCCTTTCTGCTCTAGTGATGTTGAAACAAGAGACCACCTGTTCTTGAAATGTGAATACGGCCAGGATGTTTGGAGTGAAGTCTTCATCAGATGTCAACCGCCTATGTTGAGCTTCACGGACTGGTCTGAACTGTTGTCTTGGATCCTTTCAGCTGCGACACCAGAGCTGAAACTTCTTCGGAAATTAGCCACACAAGTTGTGATTTTTCATCTGTGGAAGCAACGAAACAACCTGATTCACAATCACACTTCTCTATCTGTTTCATCTATCTTCCATTGCATTGACAAGGAGTTGAGAAACATTATATCTGCTAGGAAAGGGAGGAAACAATTCAGGTCTCTCATGTCCATGTGGCTGAGGTGA